In Limisalsivibrio acetivorans, one genomic interval encodes:
- a CDS encoding response regulator encodes MAELKDLNLLYVEDEEFMQKAITKITSKSIGSLTIADNGMDGLDKYNESKPDIILTDLEMPVMNGLELIKEIRKNDKDTPIIIITAFRDQADFAEGADFVLIKPVLKENLIELLNKSAAKV; translated from the coding sequence ATGGCGGAACTTAAGGATTTAAACCTGCTTTATGTAGAAGACGAAGAGTTTATGCAGAAGGCTATCACAAAGATAACCTCAAAAAGTATCGGGAGCCTTACCATCGCAGATAATGGAATGGACGGACTTGATAAATACAATGAATCAAAACCCGATATAATACTCACAGACCTTGAAATGCCTGTGATGAACGGCCTTGAGCTCATTAAAGAGATCCGGAAAAATGACAAGGACACACCTATCATAATAATCACTGCTTTCAGGGATCAGGCAGACTTCGCAGAGGGGGCAGACTTTGTTCTTATAAAACCTGTTTTGAAGGAGAACCTCATAGAGCTTCTTAATAAATCAGCGGCCAAGGTCTGA
- a CDS encoding NADH:ubiquinone reductase (Na(+)-transporting) subunit B yields the protein MSFLKDFFESKEHLFTKGGKYERLYPVFEMADTFMFTPRTVTEGHTHIRDGIDLKRIMTFVVYALIPCVLMAFYNTGLQANLAIAGSGEIPDGWRTAVINFLGSGFNPDSLISNAVHGAMYFLPLYIVTLAVGGFWELLFSVVRRHEIGEAFLVTSLLFPLILPPTTPLWQAGVAISIGLVMGKEVFGGTGRNFVNPALISRAVLFFSYPATATGDTIWVAADSYTYATPLGANALEGGSINVSFMDAFLGFIPGSMGETSALACLIGAAFLIISGIGSWRVMLSSVVGLVLTVLMFNAIGSETNPMMNLSPAWHMVLGGYAFATVFMVTDPVSAAITRPGMYIYGFMVGALTAMVRVVNPAFAEGAMLAVLFGNVFAPVIDQYVIKANMKRRERRYAD from the coding sequence ATGAGCTTTCTAAAGGACTTTTTTGAGAGTAAAGAACATCTCTTTACGAAGGGTGGGAAATACGAAAGGCTTTATCCTGTCTTTGAAATGGCGGATACCTTCATGTTTACCCCCAGAACGGTTACTGAGGGGCATACTCATATACGTGACGGCATAGACCTTAAAAGGATAATGACCTTTGTTGTTTATGCGCTGATCCCATGCGTTCTGATGGCTTTCTACAACACCGGATTACAGGCAAACCTGGCCATAGCCGGCAGCGGTGAAATACCCGACGGGTGGCGCACAGCTGTAATAAACTTCCTTGGCAGCGGTTTTAATCCCGACAGTCTTATCTCCAACGCTGTACACGGGGCGATGTATTTCCTGCCTCTGTATATTGTAACCCTTGCGGTTGGGGGCTTCTGGGAACTATTATTCAGCGTTGTTCGCAGACATGAGATCGGAGAGGCATTCCTTGTAACATCCCTCCTGTTCCCCCTTATACTCCCCCCCACAACACCCCTGTGGCAAGCAGGCGTTGCCATATCCATTGGTCTTGTTATGGGCAAGGAGGTGTTTGGAGGAACAGGACGGAACTTCGTTAACCCGGCTCTCATATCAAGGGCTGTATTATTCTTCTCATACCCCGCAACCGCCACGGGGGATACTATCTGGGTGGCTGCGGATTCGTACACCTATGCAACGCCTCTAGGGGCAAACGCCCTTGAGGGTGGCTCGATAAACGTAAGCTTCATGGATGCCTTCCTGGGGTTTATACCCGGCTCCATGGGTGAAACCTCCGCACTGGCGTGTCTCATCGGTGCGGCATTCCTTATAATAAGTGGTATCGGGTCATGGCGGGTTATGCTGAGCAGTGTTGTGGGTCTCGTGCTAACAGTATTGATGTTCAACGCCATCGGGAGTGAAACCAACCCGATGATGAACCTCAGTCCCGCCTGGCACATGGTTCTAGGCGGATATGCCTTTGCCACAGTATTCATGGTGACAGACCCCGTCTCTGCGGCGATAACGCGCCCGGGGATGTATATATACGGCTTCATGGTGGGTGCTCTTACCGCCATGGTAAGGGTGGTGAACCCCGCCTTTGCCGAGGGTGCGATGCTGGCCGTTCTGTTCGGCAACGTATTCGCACCGGTTATTGACCAGTACGTTATCAAGGCGAATATGAAAAGGAGAGAGCGCAGATATGCAGACTGA
- the nqrE gene encoding NADH:ubiquinone reductase (Na(+)-transporting) subunit E, which yields MEAYLGLLVKSIFVENIALAFFLGMCTFLAVSKQVETATGLGIAVVVVQTITVPVNNIIYRYVLRDGALEWAGFPNIDLTFIGLVTYIVVIAAIVQIMEMALDKYVPALYNALGIFLPLITVNCAILGGTLFMVQRDYTFTESVFYGFGSGTGWALAIIALAGIREKMKYADVPKDLDNLGIVFITAGLMAIGFMLFSGIQL from the coding sequence ATGGAAGCTTATCTCGGTCTCCTTGTTAAATCGATATTCGTTGAAAACATCGCTCTGGCGTTCTTTTTGGGGATGTGTACATTCCTCGCCGTATCCAAGCAGGTAGAGACCGCCACGGGACTTGGCATCGCCGTTGTTGTTGTGCAGACCATCACTGTTCCGGTGAACAACATCATTTACCGCTACGTACTGCGTGACGGCGCCCTTGAATGGGCAGGTTTTCCAAATATTGATCTCACATTCATAGGCCTTGTTACCTATATCGTGGTTATTGCAGCCATTGTTCAGATTATGGAGATGGCTCTGGATAAATACGTTCCTGCACTATACAACGCTCTTGGTATCTTCCTGCCGCTTATAACGGTGAACTGCGCAATACTCGGCGGAACGCTGTTTATGGTTCAGAGGGATTATACCTTTACCGAGAGCGTTTTTTACGGCTTTGGCTCCGGTACGGGGTGGGCTCTGGCTATTATCGCCCTTGCGGGGATCAGGGAAAAAATGAAGTATGCCGATGTTCCAAAGGATCTGGATAACCTCGGCATCGTTTTTATAACAGCGGGGCTGATGGCCATCGGCTTCATGCTGTTTTCAGGAATTCAGCTTTAA
- a CDS encoding NADH:ubiquinone reductase (Na(+)-transporting) subunit D, with protein sequence MANYWKTFSEPIFENNPIAIQVLGICSALAVTSKMETTVVMCLAVIFVLGLSSMFVSLIRSYIPSSIRIIVEMTIIASLVIIADQIIKAFMFEISKQLSVFVGLIITNCIIMGRAEAFAMKNPPLISTIDAVGTAAGYSIVLIVVGFFRELVGSGQLFGYQVLPIATEGGWYTPNGLFLLAPSAFFLIGVIIWGMHALVKKEER encoded by the coding sequence ATGGCTAATTACTGGAAGACTTTTTCGGAGCCGATCTTCGAAAACAATCCCATCGCCATTCAGGTGCTTGGGATATGCTCGGCTCTTGCCGTTACCTCCAAGATGGAAACCACGGTGGTAATGTGTCTGGCTGTTATATTCGTTCTCGGTCTTTCGAGCATGTTTGTCAGCTTAATCCGAAGCTATATACCATCGAGCATTCGTATCATCGTGGAGATGACCATTATCGCATCTCTCGTTATCATAGCGGATCAGATAATCAAGGCTTTCATGTTTGAGATAAGCAAACAGCTCTCCGTATTCGTGGGGCTTATTATTACAAACTGTATCATTATGGGAAGGGCAGAGGCCTTTGCAATGAAGAATCCGCCACTTATAAGCACCATCGATGCTGTTGGCACAGCAGCAGGATACAGTATTGTCCTTATCGTTGTGGGCTTTTTCAGGGAGCTGGTCGGTTCAGGACAGCTTTTCGGATATCAGGTTCTTCCCATCGCCACCGAAGGGGGCTGGTATACGCCTAACGGCCTGTTTCTGCTGGCTCCGAGTGCGTTCTTTCTGATCGGAGTTATCATTTGGGGCATGCACGCCCTTGTTAAAAAGGAGGAGAGGTAG
- a CDS encoding Na(+)-translocating NADH-quinone reductase subunit C → MQTDSRKNTIIVALVLSVVCSVLVSATAVLLKPMQDKNRSLERKKNVLAAAELRSEGESVDDAFEKVTVYFVDIETGEFEKGGDDAKYFRDFNSITTEPETSINLTKKEDIAGIGRIAKEIPVYLVFNDGELEQVILPVYGSGLWSTMFGFMAVEGDLETISGLTFYDQQETPGLGGEVSNPRWQDQWEGKKIYNEKDEVAIQLVKGGVDPSKPGSEHKIDALSGASLTSRGVENLVKFWLSDKGFGTFLDRLKEEGIDG, encoded by the coding sequence ATGCAGACTGACAGCAGAAAGAATACCATAATTGTTGCGCTGGTGCTTTCGGTGGTCTGCTCCGTACTCGTTTCCGCCACGGCAGTTCTGCTAAAGCCTATGCAGGATAAAAACCGAAGCCTTGAGAGGAAGAAGAACGTTCTTGCTGCTGCCGAGCTGCGTAGTGAGGGGGAGTCGGTGGACGATGCCTTCGAGAAGGTCACCGTCTATTTCGTGGATATAGAAACCGGCGAGTTTGAGAAGGGGGGTGATGATGCTAAGTATTTCCGTGATTTCAACTCCATCACCACCGAGCCGGAAACCAGCATAAACCTTACCAAGAAAGAGGATATAGCCGGAATAGGGCGTATCGCAAAGGAGATCCCCGTCTATCTGGTGTTCAATGACGGAGAGCTCGAGCAGGTTATTCTCCCAGTATACGGCTCAGGTCTCTGGTCCACCATGTTCGGCTTTATGGCTGTGGAGGGTGATCTTGAAACCATCAGCGGACTTACATTCTACGACCAGCAGGAAACCCCCGGACTTGGCGGTGAAGTTAGCAATCCCAGATGGCAGGACCAATGGGAAGGCAAAAAGATATATAACGAAAAGGATGAAGTCGCCATACAGCTGGTAAAAGGGGGTGTGGACCCCTCTAAGCCCGGCTCGGAGCATAAGATAGACGCACTTTCCGGAGCCTCGCTTACAAGTAGAGGCGTTGAGAACCTCGTCAAATTCTGGCTGAGTGATAAAGGGTTCGGAACCTTCCTGGACAGGCTTAAGGAGGAGGGCATAGATGGCTAA
- a CDS encoding sensor domain-containing protein, whose product MIPGKDTSKAREEEYYHRRFDMLFNLPLAGFAIADAQNNWMEYNRKFTSILGYSEDELQSVNFQSLTHPDDLSMSTEQLQRIYDGDIDEFTVEKRYIRKDKAVVHCETSVKAYRKDDGEIDYFVIMLNDITEKKLAEGLLGESNKKLEQKVNQRTAELHQTNKALMSEIDKRKRTERNLHEATETFMAMYQLAPDAVFIESITGEIIDCNRSAERISGYSREELIGMNASELVPEDFRPQLRENLNRILMDGSMDIGARNLRKSGESYPADIKARLITLQGVKVILVSVRDMSEYVKTIEDLRDRDLIFNQLMENISSVFWLRCLKTGRHLYVSPAYEEIWGRPAAELYKDPNSFIKSIHPDDLKAVEEAIERQKLGGIFDEEFRIIRPDGDIRWIWAKTFTIPNSEGKSYRLAGTAEDITELKIQQEEIRRLAMHDPMTGLPNRALLMDRLEQSIERSKRNGTKTAVLFIDLDNFKPVNDQFGHRIGDKTLIQAADRIKNEMRSVDTAARVGGDEFVAVIHDIGDNSPLLNIASRIQNSLLAPFVIDNKKITLGASIGISIWPDDSNSLDELLVLADKAMYTIKKSTKNGIAYAKN is encoded by the coding sequence ATGATACCCGGCAAAGATACAAGCAAAGCGAGGGAAGAGGAATACTACCACAGGCGGTTTGATATGCTCTTCAACCTGCCGCTGGCGGGCTTTGCCATCGCTGATGCCCAAAACAACTGGATGGAGTACAACAGGAAATTCACAAGCATACTCGGCTACAGCGAAGATGAGCTTCAGTCTGTCAACTTCCAGAGCCTTACCCACCCCGATGACCTCTCCATGAGTACCGAACAGCTCCAACGGATCTATGATGGGGATATTGATGAATTTACTGTTGAGAAAAGGTATATCCGCAAAGACAAAGCCGTTGTCCACTGCGAAACATCCGTTAAGGCGTACAGAAAGGATGACGGGGAGATCGACTACTTCGTAATCATGCTCAACGATATTACAGAGAAAAAGCTTGCTGAGGGGTTACTGGGGGAATCGAATAAAAAACTTGAGCAAAAGGTTAATCAACGTACAGCGGAGCTTCACCAGACGAATAAGGCCCTCATGAGTGAGATAGATAAGAGGAAGCGTACTGAAAGAAACCTCCACGAAGCCACAGAAACCTTCATGGCGATGTATCAGCTTGCCCCCGACGCTGTATTCATAGAGAGCATCACAGGAGAGATTATCGACTGCAACCGCTCCGCAGAAAGAATTTCGGGATATTCAAGGGAGGAGCTCATAGGGATGAACGCATCCGAACTCGTACCCGAGGATTTCAGGCCGCAGCTAAGGGAAAACCTTAACAGGATACTCATGGACGGCAGTATGGACATCGGCGCAAGGAATCTTCGTAAGAGCGGAGAAAGTTATCCAGCGGATATTAAGGCGAGGCTGATCACTCTGCAGGGGGTTAAGGTTATCCTCGTGTCCGTCCGGGATATGAGCGAGTACGTAAAAACAATAGAGGATCTAAGGGACAGAGACCTTATATTCAACCAGCTTATGGAAAACATATCGAGCGTCTTCTGGCTCAGATGCCTTAAAACAGGAAGACACCTATACGTCAGCCCTGCCTACGAAGAGATATGGGGCAGACCGGCTGCGGAGCTGTACAAGGATCCGAACTCTTTCATAAAGAGCATCCATCCTGATGATCTAAAGGCTGTTGAAGAGGCCATAGAAAGGCAGAAATTGGGAGGTATTTTCGACGAAGAGTTCAGGATAATACGACCAGATGGTGATATACGATGGATTTGGGCAAAAACCTTCACGATCCCCAACAGCGAAGGGAAAAGCTACCGCTTAGCCGGCACAGCCGAAGATATTACCGAGTTGAAAATACAGCAGGAAGAGATAAGGCGCCTGGCAATGCATGATCCCATGACAGGGCTTCCCAACAGAGCGCTCTTAATGGACAGACTGGAACAGTCCATAGAAAGAAGCAAGCGCAATGGAACGAAAACCGCTGTTCTTTTCATCGATCTGGATAACTTCAAACCCGTAAACGACCAGTTCGGACATAGAATTGGGGATAAAACACTCATTCAGGCGGCAGACCGGATAAAGAATGAAATGCGGAGTGTTGATACAGCTGCCCGTGTGGGTGGAGATGAGTTCGTTGCGGTTATCCACGATATTGGGGATAACAGCCCTTTATTAAATATTGCCTCCAGGATACAAAACTCTCTTCTTGCCCCTTTCGTCATTGATAACAAGAAGATAACCCTCGGAGCCAGTATAGGCATAAGCATCTGGCCCGACGATTCAAACTCGTTGGACGAGCTCCTAGTGCTGGCAGACAAGGCTATGTATACCATAAAAAAGAGCACAAAGAACGGAATAGCCTACGCAAAGAATTAG
- the nqrF gene encoding NADH:ubiquinone reductase (Na(+)-transporting) subunit F translates to MIEILLGSAVFTLVIILLVIVILFAKSKLMPSGSADIVINGDNEGAIETPVGGKLLGVLANNGIFISSACGGGGSCGECKVKVHEGGGSLLPTEKTHINKKMEREGYRLSCQLTVKEDLKIEVPEEVFSAKKYELTVESNENVATFIKQPVLKLPEGADFDFKAGGYIQVQAPSYEADFKDVHVTEEYRDELRDAGFFDLKVKTEAKVSRAYSMANYPLEKGVLKLNVRIAMPPRDKPDAPPGKGSAYVHSRKPGDKITITGPFGDFYAREGDSEMVFIGGGAGMAPLRSIIFDQLKRVNTDRKISFWYGARNLKELFYKEDFDKLEEEHENFKWFVSMSDPKPEDNWDSYKGYIHTIARDKYLAEHPAPEDCQYYLCGPPPMLASTMDMLDQLGVEPENIFFDDFGS, encoded by the coding sequence TTGATAGAGATACTGTTAGGTTCAGCTGTATTTACGCTGGTTATCATACTTCTTGTAATTGTTATCCTTTTTGCCAAATCGAAGCTTATGCCCTCGGGGAGTGCAGATATTGTTATCAACGGTGACAACGAGGGTGCCATAGAGACCCCTGTGGGTGGGAAACTCCTCGGTGTACTGGCAAATAATGGCATATTCATATCCTCCGCCTGCGGTGGCGGCGGTTCCTGCGGCGAGTGTAAGGTTAAGGTGCATGAAGGGGGCGGCAGCCTCCTGCCCACTGAAAAGACTCACATCAACAAGAAAATGGAGAGGGAAGGATACAGGCTTTCATGCCAGCTCACAGTGAAGGAGGATCTCAAGATAGAGGTCCCCGAAGAGGTCTTCAGCGCCAAAAAATACGAGCTCACCGTTGAATCAAACGAGAATGTGGCCACCTTCATAAAACAGCCCGTACTGAAACTCCCCGAAGGTGCTGATTTCGATTTCAAGGCGGGTGGATATATCCAGGTTCAGGCACCCTCCTATGAGGCGGATTTTAAGGATGTGCATGTAACAGAGGAATACAGAGACGAACTTAGGGATGCGGGCTTCTTCGATCTTAAGGTTAAGACCGAAGCGAAGGTATCAAGAGCATATTCAATGGCGAACTACCCACTTGAGAAGGGTGTTCTTAAGCTTAACGTGCGTATAGCAATGCCCCCCAGAGATAAGCCTGATGCACCACCAGGAAAGGGCTCTGCATATGTGCACAGCCGTAAGCCGGGTGATAAGATCACCATAACAGGACCCTTCGGCGACTTCTACGCAAGGGAGGGGGATTCGGAGATGGTTTTCATCGGCGGCGGTGCCGGTATGGCGCCTCTGCGTTCGATAATCTTCGATCAGCTTAAAAGGGTTAATACCGACAGAAAGATATCATTCTGGTACGGGGCAAGAAACCTTAAAGAACTTTTCTATAAAGAGGATTTTGACAAGCTCGAAGAGGAGCATGAGAACTTTAAATGGTTTGTTTCCATGAGTGACCCGAAGCCTGAGGATAACTGGGATTCATACAAAGGCTACATACACACCATAGCCAGAGATAAATACCTGGCAGAGCATCCTGCACCGGAGGACTGCCAATACTACCTCTGCGGTCCACCCCCTATGCTGGCTTCTACCATGGATATGCTTGACCAGCTGGGAGTTGAGCCTGAGAATATTTTCTTTGACGATTTCGGGAGCTGA
- a CDS encoding PAS domain-containing sensor histidine kinase, producing MQRNPDNSGKNSNYCEEQKILTNLHNIFEFSPAPQLTFDNSKTVIDINIKAQEILGCFAAPGLSINLCSLLTTESCERLEIHIENCRDKGSAETILETNTGVFSFKTILFTNSPETFLSVAERIDGKDKIEEHESFTKAVFEQSANGIIVTDLNDRIVQVNRAFLDLCEMDNDEVEGKKPGDILHNTSGSREDFITRLLNGEISYFTSESVLAGNTDYPVWLLCSTSLIRDNDGIPLYTLIFIENITSQKVLENQLAESGRHLQNLLDFQKNIIIVSDGKTMINANLFMLDFFGFNSLEEFKQKHECVCEFFEELEGYFCEKRRGVWLKKALDNERLNIDTKVILYDRKINENRVFLLDAHELPGEEKRYIISFTDVTEMEIQKKLLEDTNIFLEEKVDKKSRELLESYKKLASSEMILSAIFNTADIGIALIDSNGVLIKMNRHFCQMYEIDMHTLTGRHFTEVYHPEISDDLTRIFMEYRDGTLDSLRPEWTLTRHDGLMMELFITSDWVNIKGGGRFLVVTHTDISEKNSLISKQKEQERMLVQQSKMAAMGEMIGAIAHQWKQPLNSIALIAQCIADDYEFDELSEELVEEHVTGIMKQVDFMADTIDDFRGFFKPSRESREFNLLDAVKDVSLLLEPQFKSNYINIELDESWDKHSDLLAEGYPNEFKQVILNLMANSKDAILERRERGDMPRDIPGVIRSSVEELDSSYEIGITDNGGGIPPAVLQRLFEPYFTTKGEGTGIGLYMSKTIVVDKMGGSLSAVNVEDGAKFIIEINKHIRGSDNGGT from the coding sequence ATGCAGAGGAATCCGGATAATTCCGGCAAAAACAGCAATTATTGCGAAGAGCAGAAGATACTGACAAATCTACACAATATCTTTGAGTTCTCCCCTGCCCCCCAGCTCACCTTCGACAACAGCAAAACAGTAATTGATATCAATATAAAAGCACAGGAAATACTTGGCTGCTTCGCAGCACCCGGATTGAGCATCAACCTTTGCTCACTGTTAACTACAGAATCATGCGAAAGGCTGGAAATCCACATAGAAAACTGTCGGGATAAAGGTTCGGCAGAGACCATATTGGAAACAAATACGGGTGTTTTCTCCTTTAAAACAATCCTCTTCACAAATTCGCCCGAAACCTTTCTTTCAGTAGCAGAAAGAATCGATGGCAAGGATAAAATTGAGGAGCATGAATCTTTTACAAAAGCTGTATTCGAGCAGAGCGCAAACGGAATAATCGTAACGGATCTTAATGACAGGATAGTACAGGTTAACCGTGCTTTTCTCGATCTCTGCGAAATGGATAACGATGAAGTTGAGGGCAAAAAACCGGGTGATATTCTCCATAATACCTCGGGTTCACGTGAAGATTTTATCACGAGGCTCCTCAATGGCGAGATCAGTTACTTCACAAGCGAATCGGTTCTGGCCGGGAATACAGACTACCCCGTTTGGCTGCTATGCTCAACATCGCTAATTCGGGATAACGACGGCATCCCCCTGTACACACTGATCTTCATAGAGAACATAACCAGCCAGAAGGTGCTTGAAAACCAGCTCGCCGAAAGCGGAAGGCACCTTCAAAACCTCCTCGACTTCCAGAAGAATATCATCATAGTTTCCGACGGCAAAACTATGATAAACGCAAACCTCTTCATGCTCGATTTCTTCGGGTTCAACTCACTGGAGGAGTTTAAACAGAAGCATGAATGCGTATGCGAGTTCTTTGAGGAGCTCGAAGGATACTTCTGCGAGAAACGCAGAGGGGTCTGGCTCAAAAAAGCCCTCGATAATGAAAGGCTCAACATAGATACAAAGGTCATTCTATACGACAGGAAAATCAATGAAAACCGGGTTTTCCTCCTTGATGCCCACGAACTCCCCGGCGAAGAAAAACGGTATATTATATCTTTCACAGATGTAACAGAGATGGAGATCCAGAAGAAACTTCTTGAGGATACAAACATTTTTCTTGAGGAAAAGGTAGATAAGAAGAGCAGGGAACTGCTGGAGAGCTACAAGAAACTCGCTTCCAGCGAGATGATTCTGTCTGCAATCTTCAATACAGCTGATATTGGCATCGCTCTTATCGACTCCAACGGTGTACTCATAAAGATGAACAGGCACTTCTGCCAAATGTACGAAATTGATATGCACACCCTCACAGGGCGTCATTTCACAGAAGTATACCACCCCGAAATATCCGATGATCTCACCAGGATCTTTATGGAATACAGAGACGGCACATTGGATAGCCTTCGCCCCGAATGGACATTGACCCGGCATGACGGCTTAATGATGGAGCTTTTTATAACCTCAGACTGGGTGAACATAAAAGGGGGCGGGCGCTTTCTTGTTGTTACCCATACGGATATTTCAGAGAAAAACTCCCTCATATCAAAACAGAAAGAACAGGAAAGGATGCTGGTACAGCAGTCGAAGATGGCCGCCATGGGGGAGATGATAGGAGCCATCGCACACCAATGGAAACAGCCTCTGAACTCCATAGCCCTCATAGCTCAATGCATTGCCGATGATTACGAATTCGATGAACTCAGCGAAGAGCTGGTCGAGGAGCATGTCACAGGGATAATGAAACAGGTGGACTTCATGGCGGATACCATCGATGATTTCAGGGGATTCTTCAAGCCCTCCAGAGAGAGCCGGGAATTTAATCTGCTTGATGCTGTAAAAGATGTCTCACTTTTGCTTGAACCTCAGTTCAAATCAAACTACATTAATATAGAACTTGATGAGTCTTGGGATAAGCACAGTGATCTCCTTGCCGAAGGGTATCCCAATGAGTTTAAACAGGTTATTCTTAACCTCATGGCAAATTCGAAGGATGCGATCCTGGAACGTAGAGAGCGGGGGGATATGCCCCGGGACATACCCGGTGTTATACGCTCATCCGTTGAGGAGCTTGATTCATCATACGAAATAGGTATTACAGACAACGGCGGAGGTATACCCCCTGCCGTTCTTCAAAGGCTTTTTGAGCCCTACTTCACCACAAAAGGGGAAGGAACGGGAATCGGCCTTTATATGTCCAAAACAATAGTTGTGGATAAGATGGGAGGAAGCCTCAGCGCAGTTAATGTTGAGGATGGTGCGAAATTCATAATAGAAATCAATAAACACATAAGAGGATCTGACAATGGCGGAACTTAA
- a CDS encoding MASE1 domain-containing protein: MKEMLETIPSKKIKRYLFRVSITGILYFASVFMSLRLSSFSDEIASVWIPAGISVGYLFIWGLKMFPGIWIGDFAASLINMDFSTATIVISTGNTAAYMTGVYVMKKILRKIKIFESPPGASVFIGTGCILPSLISSVIGVTSMLAAGIILKTMYSGVWWSWFLSNVTGTMVIAPLIIVFSRNFRRKGNDLMNKETYFILGCIVFFGWAVFWRDYSNLIILHALPFVYTPFMVWASFRLQTHGFVLVIFLSSAISILGTVNGHGPFSVYPAGTSIVLLQLFLAVIISTFLFLKAATRGMNNREEETLGIIGKAAEYNDSETGRHITRVARYSKLIAQALGTSGKFQELIYNSAPLHDVGKIGISESLILKPAKLTPEEFEEVKKHCGIGHQLLKSSDSKYLQAGAEIAYTHHEKYDGTGYPRGLHGEHIPLAGRIVAIADVFDALTSKRPYKEPWSIDNALEFIHSQRGRHFDPVLVELFLNNREEVRSICEKYRDISD; encoded by the coding sequence ATGAAGGAGATGTTAGAGACGATTCCGTCAAAAAAAATCAAGAGATACCTCTTCAGGGTTTCAATCACCGGAATTCTTTACTTTGCATCCGTATTCATGAGTTTACGTCTCTCCTCATTCTCCGACGAGATCGCCTCGGTATGGATACCCGCCGGAATCTCTGTGGGCTACCTTTTCATATGGGGTCTTAAAATGTTCCCCGGCATATGGATAGGGGATTTTGCAGCAAGCCTTATCAACATGGACTTCTCCACCGCCACGATTGTAATATCCACAGGAAACACCGCCGCATACATGACTGGCGTTTATGTAATGAAGAAGATTCTCAGAAAAATTAAAATCTTCGAAAGCCCGCCGGGGGCATCTGTTTTCATTGGAACGGGGTGTATACTCCCCTCGCTCATCTCATCAGTTATCGGTGTCACTTCAATGCTGGCCGCCGGAATAATTTTAAAGACTATGTATTCAGGCGTATGGTGGTCATGGTTTCTCAGCAATGTAACAGGAACAATGGTTATCGCACCCTTGATTATTGTTTTTTCCAGAAACTTCCGCAGAAAGGGAAACGACCTTATGAACAAGGAGACCTACTTCATTCTGGGGTGTATAGTCTTCTTCGGCTGGGCTGTTTTCTGGAGAGACTACAGCAACCTTATCATACTCCATGCCCTCCCCTTCGTGTATACCCCGTTCATGGTATGGGCTTCCTTCCGACTCCAGACACACGGTTTTGTTCTGGTTATATTCCTGTCCTCAGCTATCTCCATACTGGGTACTGTGAACGGACACGGCCCATTCTCCGTATACCCTGCGGGCACCTCCATAGTTCTCCTGCAGCTTTTTCTCGCCGTCATAATATCCACCTTTCTGTTCCTTAAAGCCGCCACAAGGGGCATGAACAACAGGGAGGAGGAAACCCTTGGTATTATTGGCAAGGCAGCGGAATATAACGACTCAGAAACAGGGAGACACATCACCAGGGTTGCACGGTACTCTAAACTGATTGCCCAGGCACTCGGAACCTCTGGAAAGTTTCAGGAGCTTATATATAATTCAGCGCCTTTACACGATGTCGGCAAAATCGGTATAAGCGAAAGCCTTATACTTAAACCTGCAAAGTTGACTCCGGAGGAGTTTGAAGAGGTGAAGAAACACTGCGGGATCGGACACCAGCTCCTAAAAAGCTCAGACAGCAAATACCTGCAGGCAGGGGCAGAGATTGCATACACCCACCATGAAAAATACGACGGAACAGGTTATCCCAGAGGGCTCCATGGGGAGCATATACCACTAGCCGGAAGAATTGTTGCCATTGCAGATGTCTTCGATGCGCTTACAAGCAAAAGACCCTACAAAGAACCATGGAGCATCGATAATGCGCTCGAATTTATCCATTCCCAAAGAGGAAGACACTTCGACCCTGTCCTTGTGGAACTTTTTCTTAATAACAGGGAAGAGGTTCGCAGCATATGTGAAAAATACAGAGACATTAGTGATTAA